The following are encoded together in the Glycine soja cultivar W05 chromosome 5, ASM419377v2, whole genome shotgun sequence genome:
- the LOC114411809 gene encoding PLASMODESMATA CALLOSE-BINDING PROTEIN 3-like yields the protein MAALALALLLLAFTGTSSATWCVCKDGSDAILQKTLDYACGAGADCNPLHLNGPCFQPNTVRAHCNYAVNSYFQKKGQAQGSCEFAGTATVTASDPSSSGCVYPSSVSAAGTGTTPVTTTPTMGTTPTTGTPSTSTGTGTGTGTTTGTTPYSTTPGVLGGIGSGMGPSGSGMNDESHGGIRFVHSSSFFSIAIALISAFMMLCWG from the exons ATGGCTGCTCTAGCTCTAGCACTTCTTCTTCTGGCTTTCACCGGCACTTCAA GTGCTACATGGTGCGTTTGCAAGGATGGAAGCGACGCGATCCTGCAGAAGACGTTAGACTATGCTTGTGGAGCTGGTGCTGACTGTAACCCTCTTCACCTAAACGGGCCTTGTTTTCAGCCCAACACCGTCAGGGCCCACTGTAACTACGCCGTGAACAGCTACTTCCAAAAGAAGGGTCAAGCTCAAGGGTCATGCGAGTTTGCGGGAACAGCCACTGTTACTGCATCTGACCCCA GCTCTAGCGGTTGTGTCTACCCTTCTAGCGTCAG CGCTGCAGGCACTGGTACAACTCCTGTGACTACTACACCAACAATGGGCACTACTCCTACAACTGGAACTCCATCAACAAGCACCGGCACCGGCACTGGCACCGGCACCACCACTGGTACCACTCCATACAGCACAACACCTGGAGTATTAGGAGGCATTGGCAGTGGCATGGGACCTTCAGGATCCGGCATGAACGATGAAAGTCACGGTGGCATTAGATTTGTTCACAGCAGTAGTTTCTTCTCGATCGCGATCGCCCTCATCTCTGCCTTCATGATGCTCTGCTGGGGTTGA
- the LOC114411810 gene encoding transmembrane protein adipocyte-associated 1 homolog produces the protein MSTSIEDQALSSTGSDLKCDGYGISLVVSSVLFVLYLAVHAKKNLNSLCRRGSYVVVSYFALLWLVTLLNLAWSFLQAWQCSPGKEVAWNLLSLFTASGMLCLEISLMAFLLKDNYMNGMEALAHSFLATGIIVFVDTLLKAIYVFGVGVPLFNHNVRSTHTIKWSLWIIHKLLLAAAYGFILFANFSKWREKLPPRPSFHNYVAVMFVFSVITLFACGLAAIDAGLGNWLYDLTVLCYHSLYLPFLYVTFLADFFQEEDFLLDNAYYSEMKDAGFFDADWE, from the exons ATGTCAACGAGCATCGAAGACCAAGCTCTGTCGTCAACTGGCAGCGATCTGAAGTGCGACGGGTACGGCATCTCCCTTGTCGTTTCGTCGGTTTTGTTCGTTCTGTATCTTGCGGTGCACGCCAAGAAGAACCTCAACAGCCTCTGTCGTCGAGGCTCCTATGTTGTCGTTTCCTATTTTGCCCTCCTCTGGCTCGTCACGCTGTTGAACCTCGCATGGTCTTTTCTTCAG GCATGGCAGTGCTCTCCTGGAAAGGAGGTTGCATGGAATCTCCTGTCATTATTTACAGCATCTGGTATGTTGTGTCTAGAGATAAGCTTGATGGCTTTCTTGCTGAAGGATAACTACATGAATGGCATGGAAGCTCTAGCACACTCTTTCCTTGCAACAGGAATTATTGTCTTTGTGGACACCCTTCTTAAG GCAATATATGTTTTTGGAGTTGGGGTCCCATTGTTCAATCACAATGTTAGAAGTACTCATACGATCAAGTGGAGTTTGTGgataatacataaattattgcTTGCTGCAGCATATGGCTTCATTTTATTTGCAAATTTCTCCAAATGGAGAGAGAAGCTGCCTC CAAGGCCATCTTTCCACAACTATGTTGCTGTAATGTTTGTCTTCAGTGTGATTACCCTGTTTGCTTGTGGACTAGCAGCAATTGACGCTGGACTTGGCAATTG GTTGTATGATCTCACTGTGCTTTGTTATCACTCTTTGTATCTTCCATTTCTTTACGTAACTTTTCTTGCAGATTTTTTCCAG GAGGAGGATTTCCTTTTGGACAACGCATATTACTCCGAGATGAAAGATGCCGGATTCTTTGATGCTGACTGGGAATAA
- the LOC114411811 gene encoding flavonoid 3'-monooxygenase-like — MSTWVIGFATIIAAVLIYRVLKPISRPSSSLPLPPGPRPWPIVGNLPHMGPAPHQGLANLAQTHGPLMHLRLGFVDVVVAASASVAEQFLKIHDANFCSRPLNFRTTYLAYNKQDLVFAPYGPKWRFLRKLTTVHMFSAKAMDDFSQLRQEEVARLTCKLARSSSKAVNLRQLLNVCTTNALTRIMIGRRIFNDDSSGCDPKADEFKSMVGELMTLFGVFNIGDFIPALDWLDLQGVKAKTKKLHKKVDAFLTTILEEHKSFENDKHQGLLSALLSLTKDPQEGHTIVEPEIKAILANMLVAGTDTSSSTIEWAIAELIKNSRIMVQVQQELNVVVGQDRLVTELDLPHLPYLQAVVKETLRLHPPTPLSLPRFAENSCEIFNYHIPKGATLLVNVWAIGRDPKEWIDPLEFKPERFLPGNEKVDVDVKGNNFELIPFGAGRRICVGMSLGLKIVQLLIATLAHSFDWELENGTDPKRLNMDETYGITLQKAMPLSVHPHPRLSQHVYSSSSL; from the exons ATGTCTACTTGGGTTATAGGCTTTGCTACTATTATAGCAGCGGTCCTTATTTACCGGGTTCTGAAGCCCATAAGCAGGCCTTCTTCTTCATTACCTCTTCCACCAGGGCCCAGGCCATGGCCCATTGTCGGAAACTTGCCTCACATGGGCCCTGCGCCACACCAAGGCCTGGCAAACTTGGCTCAGACTCATGGACCGCTCATGCACCTCCGGTTGGGCTTTGTCGACGTGGTGGTGGCGGCTTCCGCCTCCGTGGCGGAGcagttcttgaagatccacgaCGCCAATTTCTGTAGCCGGCCACTGAACTTCAGGACCACATACTTGGCCTATAACAAACAAGACCTTGTTTTTGCTCCCTACGGCCCAAAGTGGCGGTTCCTGCGGAAACTAACTACCGTTCACATGTTCTCTGCCAAGGCCATGGATGATTTTAGCCAACTGCGACAG GAAGAGGTAGCAAGATTGACATGTAAATTAGCAAGATCAAGTTCTAAAGCAGTGAACTTAAGACAATTGTTGAATGTATGCACCACCAATGCATTGACAAGGATAATGATAGGACGACGAATTTTCAATGACGATAGCAGTGGTTGTGATCCTAAGGCGGATGAATTTAAATCTATGGTGGGGGAGCTTATGACATTGTTTGGAGTTTTCAATATCGGAGACTTTATTCCTGCTTTAGACTGGTTAGACCTTCAAGGAGTGAAAGCCAAGACAAAGAAACTACACAAAAAGGTTGATGCATTTTTAACTACCATTCTTGAGGAACACAAGAGTTTTGAGAATGACAAGCACCAAGGCTTGTTGAGTGCATTGTTGTCACTTACAAAGGATCCTCAAGAAGGACATACAATTGTTGAACCAGAAATCAAAGCAATACTTGCA AACATGCTTGTAGCTGGGACAGACACATCATCAAGCACAATAGAGTGGGCAATTGCAGAACTTATCAAGAATTCAAGAATTATGGTTCAAGTCCAACAAGAGTTGAATGTTGTTGTAGGACAGGATAGGCTTGTGACTGAACTAGATTTGCCCCACCTCCCTTACTTGCAAGCTGTGGTGAAGGAAACTTTACGTCTCCACCCACCAACCCCTCTTTCCCTCCCACGGTTTGCTGAAAATAGTTGTGAGATATTCAATTATCACATCCCCAAAGGTGCAACTCTCTTGGTTAATGTATGGGCCATAGGACGCGATCCTAAGGAATGGATTGACCCATTGGAGTTCAAACCTGAAAGGTTCTTGCCTGGTAATGAGAAGGTTGATGTTGACGTCAAAGGCAATAACTTTGAGCTTATACCTTTTGGTGCTGGGCGTAGAATATGTGTTGGTATGAGCTTAGGCCTAAAGATAGTTCAACTGCTCATTGCTACGTTGGCTCACTCATTTGATTGGGAGTTGGAGAACGGGACTGACCCAAAAAGACTCAACATGGATGAAACATATGGGATTACCCTCCAAAAGGCAATGCCTCTTTCTGTTCACCCTCATCCTAGGCTTTCACAACATGTGtattcatcatcatctttgtgA
- the LOC114411812 gene encoding flavonoid 3'-monooxygenase-like, protein MSAWVIAFATVVAATLIYRLFKLITVPSLPLPPGPRPWPIVGNLPHMGPAPHQGLAALAQTHGPLMHLRLGFVDVVVASSASVAEQFLKIHDANFCSRPCNSRTTYLTYNQQDLVFAPYGPRWRFLRKLSTVHMFSAKAMDDFRELRQEEVERLTCNLARSSSKVVNLRQLLNVCTTNILARIMIGRRIFSDNSSNCDPRADEFKSMVVDLMVLAGVFNIGDFIPCLDWLDLQGVKPKTKKLYERFDKFLTSILEEHKISKNEKHQDLLSVFLSLKETPQGEHQLIESEIKAVLGDMFTAGTDTSSSTVEWAITELIKNPRIMIQVQQELNVVVGQDRLVTELDLPHLPYLQAVVKETLRLHPPTPLSLPRFAENSCEIFNYHIPKGATLLVNVWAIGRDPKEWIDPLEFKPERFFPGGEKDDVDVKGNNFELIPFGAGRRICVGMSLGLKVVQLLIATLAHSFDWELENGADPKRLNMDETYGITLQKALPLFVHPHPRLSQHVYSSSSSL, encoded by the exons ATGTCTGCTTGGGTTATAGCCTTTGCTACTGTTGTAGCAGCGACCCTTATTTACAGGCTTTTCAAGCTCATAACTGTGCCTTCATTACCACTGCCGCCAGGTCCTAGGCCATGGCCCATCGTGGGAAACTTGCCCCACATGGGCCCTGCGCCACACCAGGGTCTGGCAGCCTTGGCTCAGACTCATGGGCCGCTCATGCACCTCCGGTTGGGCTTCGTGGACGTGGTGGTCGCGTCTTCAGCCTCCGTTGCGGAGcagttcttgaagatccacgaCGCCAATTTCTGCAGCCGGCCATGTAACTCCAGAACCACATACTTGACCTATAACCAACAAGACCTCGTTTTTGCTCCCTATGGCCCACGGTGGCGGTTCCTTCGGAAACTAAGTACCGTTCACATGTTCTCTGCCAAGGCCATGGATGATTTTAGAGAACTGCGACAG GAAGAGGTAGAAAGATTGACATGCAATTTAGCAAGATCGAGTTCTAAAGTGGTGAATTTAAGACAATTATTGAACGTATGTACCACTAATATATTGGCGAGGATAATGATAGGACGGCGGATTTTCAGCGACAATAGTAGTAATTGTGATCCTAGGGCAGATGAGTTTAAATCTATGGTGGTGGACCTTATGGTATTGGCTGGAGTTTTCAATATCGGTGACTTCATTCCTTGCTTAGACTGGCTAGACCTTCAAGGAGTGAAACCTAAGACGAAGAAATTGTATGAGAggtttgataaatttttaaccTCCATTCTTGAAGAACACAAGATTTCTAAGAATGAAAAACATCAAGACTTGTTAAGTGTATTTTTGTCACTTAAAGAGACTCCTCAAGGAGAACATCAACTTATTGAATCGGAGATCAAAGCAGTACTTGGG GATATGTTTACAGCTGGGAcagatacatcatcaagcacAGTAGAGTGGGCAATTACAGAACTTATAAAGAACCCAAGAATTATGATCCAAGTCCAACAAGAATTGAATGTTGTTGTGGGTCAGGATAGGCTTGTGACTGAACTAGATTTACCCCACCTCCCTTACTTGCAAGCTGTGGTGAAGGAAACTTTACGTCTCCACCCACCAACCCCTCTTTCCCTCCCACGATTTGCTGAAAATAGTTGTGAGATATTCAATTATCACATCCCTAAAGGTGCAACTCTCTTGGTTAATGTTTGGGCCATAGGACGTGATCCTAAGGAATGGATTGACCCATTGGAATTCAAGCCTGAAAGGTTCTTTCCCGGTGGTGAGAAGGATGATGTTGATGTCAAAGGCAATAACTTCGAGCTTATACCTTTTGGTGCTGGACGTAGAATATGTGTTGGTATGAGCTTAGGCCTAAAGGTTGTTCAACTGCTCATTGCTACCTTAGCCCACTCATTTGATTGGGAATTGGAGAATGGGGCTGACCCAAAAAGGCTCAACATGGATGAAACATATGGGATTACCCTCCAAAAGGCACTGCCTCTTTTTGTCCACCCTCATCCTAGGCTTTCACAACATGTgtattcatcatcatcatctttgtgA